Proteins encoded by one window of Thermococcus sp. Bubb.Bath:
- a CDS encoding CDC48 family AAA ATPase translates to MIFGGKEESVDEIKLRVAEALKVDVGRGIVRFDKSYQKKLGVSTGDIVELVGSRSTAAVVANAHPDDRGLDIVRMDGYIRKNAGVSIGDYVTIRRAQVQEAKKVTLAPAQKGVILQIPGEIVKQNLLGRPVVKGDIVVASSRGEAGYYGGSPLDDLIRGLFETMPLGFGELKFIVVSTVPKGIVQISYNTEVEVLPQAVEVKEERIPEVTYEDIGGLKDAIQKIREMVELPLKHPELFERLGIEPPKGVLLYGPPGTGKTLLAKAVANEANAHFIAINGPEIMSKFYGESEERLRDIFKEAEENAPSIIFIDEIDAIAPKREEVVGEVEKRVVSQLLTLMDGLQGRGKVIVIAATNRPDALDPALRRPGRFDREIEVGVPDKQGRKEILQIHTRGMPLEPPFDRSEVLRILDEVGPRILDSETLMRLKVQVEKARSEEEIKRILKEYGEIYSEVKAKLIDRMLDRIADKTHGFVGADLAALAREAAMVVLRRLIKEGRVSPEHEKIPPEVLQELRVMEDDFYEALKMVEPSALREVLMEVPNVHWDDIGGLKDVKEELMEAVEWPLKYPKAFERLGITPPRGILLYGPPGTGKTLLAKAVANESEANFIAIRGPEVLSKWVGETEKRVREIFRKARQAAPTVVFIDEIDAIAPARGSYEGARHLDTLINQLLTEMDGIERNSGVVVIGATNRPDIIDPALLRPGRFDRLILVPAPDEKARLEVFKVHTRRVPLAEDVNLEELAKKTEGYSGADIEAVVREAALTALRRIVRAIPAEEERAEEDFLDEIRVTKRDFEEALKKIKPSITPYMLEYYRNFEESRKAVPKKGKREVDYYTF, encoded by the coding sequence ATGATATTCGGAGGAAAGGAAGAGAGTGTTGATGAGATAAAACTCCGGGTTGCAGAGGCCCTTAAAGTGGACGTGGGAAGGGGAATAGTGAGGTTTGACAAGAGCTACCAGAAAAAGCTCGGCGTGAGCACAGGAGACATCGTGGAGCTTGTGGGTTCGCGCTCAACCGCGGCAGTTGTGGCGAACGCGCACCCTGATGACAGGGGGCTGGACATAGTCAGGATGGACGGGTACATAAGGAAGAACGCGGGAGTGAGCATAGGCGACTACGTTACAATAAGGCGTGCCCAGGTGCAGGAGGCCAAAAAGGTAACCCTAGCACCGGCCCAGAAGGGTGTTATCCTCCAGATTCCGGGGGAAATCGTCAAGCAGAACCTCCTCGGCAGGCCCGTCGTGAAGGGGGACATAGTCGTCGCCAGCAGCCGTGGGGAGGCCGGCTACTACGGCGGTTCGCCCCTCGACGACCTCATCAGAGGACTGTTCGAGACCATGCCCCTGGGCTTCGGCGAGCTGAAGTTCATCGTCGTTAGCACCGTCCCCAAGGGGATCGTCCAGATATCCTACAACACGGAGGTCGAGGTTCTTCCCCAGGCGGTTGAGGTGAAGGAGGAGCGCATCCCGGAGGTAACATACGAGGACATCGGCGGTCTAAAGGACGCGATCCAGAAGATAAGGGAGATGGTCGAGCTCCCGCTCAAGCATCCTGAGCTCTTTGAGAGGCTCGGTATCGAGCCGCCGAAGGGAGTTCTCCTCTACGGTCCGCCTGGAACTGGTAAGACACTCCTTGCAAAGGCCGTTGCAAATGAGGCCAACGCTCACTTCATAGCAATCAACGGTCCAGAGATAATGAGCAAGTTCTATGGGGAAAGTGAAGAAAGGCTGAGGGATATATTCAAAGAGGCCGAGGAGAACGCGCCCAGCATAATATTCATCGACGAGATTGATGCAATCGCCCCCAAGAGGGAGGAAGTAGTTGGGGAGGTCGAGAAGAGGGTTGTCAGCCAGCTGCTCACCCTGATGGACGGCCTGCAGGGGAGGGGCAAGGTTATCGTCATAGCAGCAACCAACAGGCCGGATGCTCTTGATCCGGCTTTGAGGAGGCCGGGGAGGTTTGATAGGGAGATTGAGGTCGGCGTTCCAGACAAGCAGGGAAGGAAGGAAATCCTCCAAATACACACCAGAGGAATGCCTCTAGAGCCTCCTTTCGACAGGAGCGAAGTCCTGCGCATACTCGACGAAGTCGGGCCAAGGATCCTAGACTCGGAGACGCTGATGAGGCTCAAAGTCCAAGTGGAGAAGGCCAGGAGCGAGGAAGAGATAAAGCGCATCCTCAAGGAGTACGGCGAGATTTACTCCGAGGTCAAGGCCAAGCTCATCGACCGAATGCTCGACAGGATAGCGGATAAGACCCACGGCTTCGTCGGTGCTGATCTGGCCGCTCTGGCAAGGGAAGCGGCGATGGTAGTTCTTCGCAGGCTGATCAAGGAGGGCAGGGTGAGTCCGGAGCACGAGAAAATACCCCCCGAAGTCCTCCAGGAACTCCGCGTCATGGAGGACGACTTCTACGAGGCACTGAAGATGGTCGAGCCATCTGCACTAAGGGAAGTACTTATGGAGGTTCCGAACGTCCACTGGGACGATATAGGCGGACTCAAAGACGTTAAGGAGGAGCTGATGGAGGCTGTAGAATGGCCGCTTAAGTACCCCAAGGCCTTTGAGAGATTGGGGATAACTCCGCCGAGGGGGATACTCCTCTACGGTCCGCCTGGAACTGGTAAGACACTCCTTGCAAAGGCCGTGGCCAACGAGAGCGAGGCCAACTTCATAGCCATAAGGGGACCAGAAGTGCTCTCCAAGTGGGTTGGAGAGACTGAGAAAAGGGTGAGGGAGATATTCAGGAAGGCGAGGCAGGCGGCCCCGACGGTGGTATTCATTGATGAGATAGACGCAATAGCACCGGCCAGGGGCTCATACGAGGGTGCGAGGCACCTCGATACCCTCATCAATCAGCTGCTCACTGAGATGGACGGCATAGAAAGGAACAGTGGTGTGGTCGTCATTGGAGCCACCAACAGGCCGGACATTATTGATCCAGCCCTGCTCAGGCCGGGGAGGTTCGACAGGTTGATACTCGTTCCGGCTCCGGACGAGAAGGCCAGGCTTGAGGTATTCAAGGTTCACACGAGGCGGGTTCCGCTGGCTGAGGACGTTAACCTTGAAGAGCTGGCGAAAAAGACCGAAGGATACTCTGGAGCCGACATAGAGGCAGTGGTTAGGGAGGCGGCCCTAACGGCTCTAAGGCGCATCGTTCGTGCAATCCCCGCTGAGGAAGAACGGGCAGAGGAGGACTTCCTGGACGAGATCAGGGTAACTAAAAGGGACTTTGAGGAGGCCCTCAAGAAGATCAAGCCGAGTATAACGCCGTATATGCTGGAGTACTACAGAAACTTCGAGGAGAGCAGAAAGGCCGTCCCAAAGAAGGGGAAGCGTGAGGTCGATTACTACACCTTCTGA
- the udp gene encoding uridine phosphorylase has translation MVEKFVSAERPQTEEGMQYHIACKPGDVARYVLLPGDPERVPKVSSLWDEAREIAFHREYRTHTGKYKGVPISVTSTGIGGPSTAIAVEELAAIGADTFIRVGSTGAIQPGMEIGDLIIAKAAVRLDGTSKQYVRIEYPAVADLEVTLALVEAAETLGMRYHLGITASTDSFYLGQGRPGLNGYFPSFARNIVDDLRQANVTNFEMEAATLYTLANIYGRRAGCVCSVFANRVTNEFGKVGEKEAALVASEAVKILTEWDEEKERAGKKVWHPGLRV, from the coding sequence ATGGTGGAGAAGTTCGTATCGGCTGAGAGGCCCCAGACTGAGGAGGGGATGCAGTATCACATAGCCTGCAAACCCGGGGATGTGGCGAGATACGTTCTCCTCCCCGGAGACCCGGAGAGGGTTCCAAAGGTAAGCTCGCTCTGGGATGAGGCAAGGGAGATAGCGTTCCACAGGGAATACCGTACGCACACCGGAAAGTACAAGGGCGTGCCGATAAGCGTCACCTCAACCGGAATAGGGGGCCCATCGACGGCGATAGCGGTGGAAGAGTTAGCTGCCATCGGCGCCGACACGTTCATCCGCGTTGGTTCGACCGGGGCAATCCAGCCGGGGATGGAGATAGGAGACCTAATCATAGCAAAAGCGGCCGTCAGGCTCGACGGCACTTCAAAGCAGTACGTGAGGATTGAGTACCCGGCAGTTGCGGACCTTGAGGTTACTTTGGCCCTCGTAGAGGCCGCCGAGACCCTTGGAATGCGCTATCACCTCGGCATAACGGCCTCTACCGACAGCTTCTACCTCGGCCAGGGCAGGCCGGGCCTCAACGGCTACTTCCCGAGCTTCGCCAGGAACATCGTCGACGACCTCAGGCAGGCGAACGTGACCAACTTCGAGATGGAGGCGGCGACGCTCTACACCCTGGCCAACATCTACGGCCGTAGGGCCGGCTGTGTCTGCTCCGTCTTCGCCAACCGTGTAACGAACGAGTTCGGGAAGGTAGGGGAGAAGGAAGCCGCCCTCGTAGCCAGCGAGGCAGTTAAAATCCTCACTGAATGGGACGAGGAGAAGGAGAGGGCCGGAAAGAAGGTGTGGCACCCTGGGCTGAGGGTCTGA
- a CDS encoding pyridoxal-phosphate dependent enzyme, giving the protein MLKCTRCGKTYPETFRLTCDCGGTLFVEREYFDFFGNLGQHLDARRYLNFLPVGGTLLPPPVPAITPTVELQVDPVTALFKLDYLQPSGSFKDRGTWVTVAKLMEEGVGEVVLDSSGNAALSFALYSLPAGIRIHTFVSYDTMPGKLSLLRRLGAVVHFVDGDRMEVHEKAVEFSEREGITYVTHWLNPYFIEGTKTIAYEVYEQAGVPDYAFAPTGSGTLFLGLWKGFKELMEMGEMTKLPRLVAVQAEGYESLCKRSPTKNQLADGIAIPEPPRRDDMLRAIDESNGLCVSVSESETLGALNWLKRAGFLVEPTSAVVLAGMWKLVESGEIPRGSRVLLPLTGSGLKITEGI; this is encoded by the coding sequence ATGCTGAAGTGCACCCGATGCGGAAAAACCTACCCGGAAACGTTCAGGCTCACCTGCGACTGTGGTGGAACCCTGTTCGTCGAGCGGGAATACTTCGACTTCTTTGGAAACCTCGGCCAGCATCTCGACGCGAGGAGGTACCTCAACTTCCTTCCGGTAGGGGGAACTCTCCTCCCGCCGCCCGTGCCGGCGATAACCCCAACCGTTGAGCTTCAAGTCGACCCGGTAACCGCGCTCTTCAAGCTCGACTACCTCCAGCCCAGCGGCTCCTTCAAGGACAGGGGAACGTGGGTAACGGTCGCCAAGTTGATGGAGGAGGGCGTGGGGGAGGTCGTCCTCGACAGCTCCGGAAACGCGGCACTGAGCTTCGCCCTTTACTCTCTTCCCGCAGGGATAAGGATTCACACATTCGTCTCCTACGATACAATGCCCGGAAAGCTCTCCCTCCTCCGGAGGCTCGGCGCGGTTGTACACTTCGTTGATGGTGACAGGATGGAAGTCCACGAAAAGGCCGTCGAGTTCTCGGAGCGGGAAGGGATAACCTACGTGACCCACTGGCTCAACCCGTACTTCATCGAGGGCACCAAAACGATAGCCTACGAGGTCTATGAGCAGGCTGGGGTTCCAGACTACGCCTTTGCCCCCACTGGTTCCGGAACCCTCTTCCTCGGCCTGTGGAAGGGCTTCAAAGAGCTGATGGAAATGGGTGAAATGACCAAACTCCCGCGGCTCGTGGCTGTTCAGGCCGAAGGCTACGAGAGCCTCTGCAAGCGATCACCCACCAAAAACCAGCTCGCCGATGGTATAGCCATTCCCGAGCCCCCAAGGAGGGACGACATGCTGAGGGCCATTGATGAGAGCAACGGCCTCTGCGTGAGTGTGAGTGAAAGCGAAACCCTCGGGGCCCTTAACTGGCTGAAGAGGGCGGGCTTCCTGGTGGAGCCGACTTCCGCGGTCGTTTTGGCTGGCATGTGGAAGCTCGTGGAATCTGGAGAAATCCCCAGAGGTTCAAGAGTCCTGCTCCCGCTGACGGGCTCGGGCCTTAAAATAACCGAAGGTATTTAA
- a CDS encoding MEMO1 family protein produces MVMRYPAVAGSFYPADEELVGMMEEFFKGIGKEGGERKITAGVAPHAGYVFSGYTASRTYKAIFEDGLPETFVILGPNHTGLGSPIAIHPPGKWITPLGEIDVDGELAKEVAKISGIADLDEFAHKYEHSIEVQVPFIQYLAEKAGKEVKIVPIVLGMQDEDVTEDLGKAIFEASRELGRDIVVIASTDFMHYGPVYGYVPFRVHAEELPHRIKEWDFRIIRRILDFDVKGMFKEIREMNHTMCGPGGVGTAIVYSRLAGAVEAELLHYTTSFEVSRSTDAVVGYASIVFRR; encoded by the coding sequence ATGGTCATGAGGTACCCCGCGGTCGCGGGAAGCTTCTATCCCGCTGACGAGGAGCTCGTAGGGATGATGGAGGAGTTCTTCAAAGGCATTGGGAAAGAAGGGGGCGAGAGGAAAATAACCGCGGGCGTTGCTCCGCACGCGGGCTACGTATTCTCCGGTTATACAGCGAGCAGGACGTACAAAGCCATCTTTGAGGACGGTCTTCCGGAGACCTTCGTGATCCTCGGGCCAAACCACACCGGGCTCGGTTCGCCCATAGCGATTCACCCACCGGGTAAGTGGATAACGCCGCTGGGAGAGATAGATGTCGACGGCGAGCTGGCGAAAGAGGTAGCCAAAATTTCCGGCATAGCCGATTTAGACGAGTTCGCCCACAAGTACGAGCACTCCATCGAGGTCCAGGTTCCGTTCATACAGTACCTCGCCGAGAAGGCCGGGAAGGAAGTCAAAATCGTGCCAATAGTCCTTGGAATGCAGGATGAAGACGTTACTGAGGACCTCGGGAAGGCGATCTTCGAGGCGAGCAGAGAGCTCGGCAGGGACATCGTGGTCATAGCGAGCACGGACTTCATGCACTACGGCCCGGTCTACGGCTACGTTCCCTTCAGGGTTCACGCGGAAGAGCTCCCCCACAGGATAAAGGAGTGGGACTTTAGAATAATCAGGAGAATCCTCGACTTCGACGTTAAGGGAATGTTCAAGGAGATAAGGGAGATGAACCACACCATGTGCGGGCCAGGTGGAGTTGGAACGGCGATAGTCTACTCCCGCCTTGCTGGGGCGGTTGAGGCCGAGCTTCTCCACTACACGACGAGCTTTGAGGTGAGTAGGAGCACCGACGCGGTTGTCGGGTACGCGAGCATAGTCTTCAGGAGATGA
- a CDS encoding plasma-membrane proton-efflux P-type ATPase, with product MSIGVKDLQGIAQKAKHMSVEDVLKYLNVDPKTGLSSEEVKRRLKEVGPNEIPEKKVSPLRKFLSYFWGPIPWMIEVAAILSAIVHHWEDFWIILSLLIINGVVGFWQEHKAENIMEYLKQKLALEVRVFRDGQWKTIPAKELVPGDIVRLRMGDIIPADVKLIEGDFLTVDESALTGESVPVTKKVGSVIYSGSIVKRGEMTGVVIATGLSTYFGRTVQLVQTAKTTTEYQKLVINIGNYLIVLSIIMISIMFIVELHRGKPFLDLLRFALVLTVAAIPAALPAVMSITMAIGAYELAKRQAIVTKLVAIEELASVDTLCADKTGTLTKNQLTVENPIAWSGFSVDDMLFYAALASKEENKDPIDLAILRTIKNKEKLGTCKQIKFVPFDPVIKHTEAVVECGGKQFKTAKGAPQVILQMVNADEKLTSEVMGKVEELASKGYRTLGVAVDSGDGWKFVGLIPLFDPPRDDSASTVKFLKRNGIRVKMITGDHIAIAKQIARILGIGTKIHTADELEKTKGHELIRLCEEADGFAQVYPEHKFKIVKSLQEAGHKVAMTGDGVNDAPALKQANVGIAVSGATDAARAAADIALLAPGISTIKNAIVEARKIFQRMHSYVLYRITETIRVLFFITLSILAYNFYPITAVMIIFLALLNDLPIITIAYDNVKINRWPEKWNLREVLTVSTIIGTMGVIETFLLLVIMIDYFHISPTTASGLALLQSIIFLKLAVAGHLTIFVTRTRGPFWSIMPGKWLFWSAVGTKLLATLMVAYGWGVTAAGWKYVGFVWLYCLIWFLIEDVTKRAAYRFFSWEVKHQHHKAAF from the coding sequence ATGTCGATAGGTGTTAAGGATTTGCAGGGAATTGCCCAAAAGGCAAAGCACATGAGCGTTGAGGATGTTCTCAAGTATCTCAACGTTGACCCGAAGACCGGTCTCAGTAGCGAGGAGGTAAAGCGCCGCCTTAAAGAGGTCGGACCCAACGAGATACCCGAGAAAAAGGTAAGCCCATTGAGAAAGTTTCTATCCTACTTCTGGGGGCCCATTCCGTGGATGATAGAGGTCGCGGCCATTCTCTCCGCGATAGTGCATCACTGGGAGGATTTCTGGATAATTCTCAGTCTCCTCATAATCAACGGGGTAGTGGGGTTCTGGCAGGAGCACAAAGCCGAAAACATAATGGAGTATCTCAAACAGAAGCTTGCCCTGGAGGTCAGGGTTTTCAGGGACGGTCAGTGGAAAACCATACCGGCAAAAGAGCTCGTCCCCGGCGATATCGTAAGGCTCCGCATGGGAGATATAATCCCCGCAGATGTTAAACTGATAGAGGGGGACTTTCTGACAGTGGACGAGTCTGCTCTCACGGGGGAAAGCGTTCCGGTTACAAAGAAGGTCGGTAGTGTCATATACAGCGGTTCGATAGTCAAACGCGGGGAGATGACTGGCGTTGTAATAGCGACCGGTTTGAGCACATACTTCGGAAGAACCGTGCAGCTCGTTCAGACCGCAAAAACAACGACCGAATACCAGAAGCTCGTCATTAACATAGGCAACTACCTAATCGTACTCAGCATTATAATGATAAGCATAATGTTCATTGTGGAACTCCACCGCGGGAAACCGTTCCTCGATCTCCTGCGGTTCGCTTTAGTTCTAACAGTGGCGGCCATTCCAGCGGCATTACCCGCGGTCATGAGTATAACCATGGCAATAGGTGCGTATGAACTGGCCAAGAGGCAGGCCATAGTGACCAAGCTTGTTGCTATAGAGGAGCTGGCCTCTGTGGACACCCTCTGTGCCGACAAAACTGGGACTTTGACCAAGAACCAACTCACCGTGGAAAACCCCATCGCTTGGAGCGGGTTCTCCGTTGATGATATGCTGTTCTATGCGGCACTCGCCAGCAAAGAGGAAAACAAGGATCCGATTGACCTGGCTATCCTTAGGACTATTAAAAACAAAGAGAAATTGGGAACCTGTAAACAGATTAAATTCGTACCCTTCGATCCCGTCATAAAGCACACGGAGGCCGTGGTTGAGTGCGGCGGAAAGCAATTTAAGACGGCCAAGGGTGCACCTCAGGTCATACTCCAGATGGTAAACGCTGATGAGAAGCTCACCTCAGAGGTCATGGGGAAAGTTGAAGAACTCGCCAGCAAGGGATACAGAACACTCGGGGTGGCCGTTGACTCGGGGGATGGCTGGAAGTTCGTCGGACTGATACCTCTCTTTGACCCGCCACGCGACGACTCCGCGAGCACTGTCAAGTTCCTCAAGAGGAACGGGATACGCGTTAAGATGATCACCGGTGACCACATAGCAATAGCCAAGCAGATAGCCAGGATACTGGGAATAGGAACCAAAATACACACGGCGGATGAACTTGAAAAGACCAAAGGACACGAGTTGATCCGGCTGTGTGAAGAGGCTGATGGATTCGCTCAGGTTTATCCGGAGCACAAGTTCAAGATAGTCAAATCGCTCCAAGAAGCTGGCCACAAAGTCGCAATGACGGGTGATGGGGTTAATGACGCTCCTGCTCTGAAACAGGCCAACGTTGGCATAGCTGTCTCAGGTGCAACCGACGCAGCGAGGGCCGCTGCCGACATAGCGCTACTGGCACCAGGTATTAGTACCATCAAAAACGCAATAGTGGAAGCCAGGAAAATATTCCAGAGGATGCATAGCTATGTGCTTTACCGCATCACAGAGACCATAAGGGTTCTCTTCTTCATAACGCTGAGCATACTTGCATACAACTTCTACCCAATAACCGCAGTCATGATAATATTCCTGGCATTACTCAACGACCTCCCAATAATCACGATAGCCTACGACAACGTCAAGATAAACCGCTGGCCAGAGAAGTGGAACCTTAGGGAAGTTCTAACCGTATCGACCATCATAGGAACCATGGGTGTCATAGAAACATTCCTCCTGCTCGTTATAATGATCGATTACTTCCACATATCCCCCACCACTGCGAGTGGATTGGCACTGCTCCAGAGCATCATATTCCTTAAACTGGCAGTTGCCGGGCACCTGACGATATTCGTCACCAGGACCAGGGGGCCGTTCTGGAGCATAATGCCGGGCAAGTGGCTCTTCTGGAGCGCAGTTGGAACTAAGCTCCTAGCCACGCTGATGGTGGCCTACGGATGGGGAGTTACCGCAGCAGGTTGGAAGTATGTGGGTTTCGTGTGGCTTTACTGCCTGATCTGGTTCCTGATAGAAGACGTGACCAAGAGGGCCGCCTACCGGTTCTTCAGCTGGGAAGTCAAGCACCAGCACCACAAGGCGGCCTTCTGA
- a CDS encoding mevalonate kinase, producing MDAKSVLASAPAKIILFGEHSVVYGKPAIAAAIDLRTYVSAEFNNTGAIKIEAHDIKTPGLIVSFSEDSIYFESDYGKAAEVLGYVRQAIELVKEEADTNGRGITVSITSQIPVGAGLGSSAAVAVATIGAVSRLLGLELSNEEVGKLGHRVELLVQGASSGIDPTVSAIGGFIHYQKGKFEHLPFMELPIVVGYTGSSGSTKELVAMVRKNYEEMPGIFEPVLNSMGRLVEKAKEVITSDLDRELKFQTLGKLMNINHGLLDALGVSTKKLSELVYAARVAGALGAKITGAGGGGCMYALAPGKQSEVATAITIAGGTPMITRISREGIRIEEVEE from the coding sequence ATGGATGCCAAGAGCGTTCTCGCTTCAGCACCGGCTAAAATTATCCTCTTTGGAGAGCACAGTGTCGTTTATGGAAAACCGGCGATAGCGGCCGCTATAGACCTTAGAACCTACGTCAGCGCCGAGTTCAACAACACCGGCGCGATAAAGATAGAGGCCCACGACATAAAAACTCCAGGGCTTATCGTCTCCTTCTCAGAGGACAGCATCTACTTCGAGAGCGACTACGGAAAGGCCGCAGAGGTTCTCGGCTACGTCAGGCAGGCGATAGAGCTCGTGAAGGAAGAAGCCGACACAAACGGGAGGGGAATAACGGTCTCGATAACCTCGCAGATTCCCGTTGGTGCGGGTCTTGGAAGCTCCGCGGCGGTTGCGGTGGCAACAATAGGGGCAGTCTCAAGACTCCTCGGCCTAGAACTGAGCAACGAGGAGGTTGGGAAACTCGGCCATAGAGTTGAGCTCCTCGTCCAAGGCGCGTCGAGCGGCATTGATCCTACCGTTTCAGCGATAGGAGGATTCATCCATTACCAGAAGGGGAAGTTCGAGCACCTTCCATTCATGGAGCTTCCAATCGTAGTCGGCTACACCGGTTCGAGCGGTTCCACCAAGGAGCTTGTTGCGATGGTCAGGAAAAACTACGAGGAGATGCCGGGAATCTTCGAACCCGTCCTCAACTCGATGGGCAGGCTCGTTGAGAAGGCCAAGGAGGTCATCACCTCCGACCTCGACAGGGAGCTGAAGTTCCAGACCCTCGGAAAGCTCATGAACATAAACCACGGACTCCTGGATGCTCTTGGCGTATCGACCAAGAAGCTCAGCGAGCTGGTCTACGCCGCGAGGGTAGCGGGGGCCCTGGGAGCAAAGATCACTGGCGCCGGCGGCGGAGGCTGCATGTACGCCCTCGCGCCGGGGAAGCAGAGCGAGGTGGCAACGGCCATAACAATAGCTGGAGGGACCCCGATGATAACGAGGATAAGCCGTGAGGG